A single Chitinimonas sp. BJYL2 DNA region contains:
- the petA gene encoding ubiquinol-cytochrome c reductase iron-sulfur subunit — translation MTNQVDNSKRRFLTLATGAVGGVAVVGGAVPFIASFFPSERAKAAGAPVEADISKLEPGQKIDVEWRGKPVWIVNRTKEQMDNLAKLEGQLVDVSSDKSIQPDYAKNKTRSREDHASILVTEGVCTHLGCSPTFRPDLAPADLGADWLGGFYCPCHGSKFDLAGRVYSGVPAPSNLPVPPFKFISANLVLIGDDK, via the coding sequence ATGACGAATCAAGTGGACAACAGCAAGCGGCGCTTCCTGACGCTTGCAACCGGCGCCGTGGGTGGTGTCGCGGTGGTCGGGGGCGCAGTGCCCTTCATTGCCAGCTTCTTCCCTTCGGAGCGGGCCAAGGCGGCCGGCGCGCCGGTGGAAGCAGATATCAGCAAGCTCGAACCGGGTCAGAAGATCGACGTCGAGTGGCGCGGCAAGCCGGTGTGGATTGTTAACCGCACCAAGGAGCAGATGGACAATCTGGCGAAGCTGGAAGGCCAGCTGGTCGATGTGTCCTCGGACAAGAGCATCCAGCCCGACTACGCCAAGAACAAGACCCGCTCGCGCGAAGACCACGCCAGCATTCTGGTCACCGAAGGCGTTTGTACCCATCTGGGCTGCTCGCCGACCTTCCGGCCGGACCTGGCACCTGCCGATCTGGGCGCTGACTGGCTGGGCGGTTTCTACTGCCCGTGCCACGGCTCCAAGTTCGATCTGGCCGGCCGCGTCTACTCCGGCGTACCGGCACCGTCGAACCTGCCGGTTCCCCCGTTCAAGTTCATCAGCGCGAACCTCGTGCTGATCGGCGACGACAAGTAA
- a CDS encoding Nif3-like dinuclear metal center hexameric protein, with the protein MSLQELEKYTGQLLQVDRYKDYAPNGVQVEGRAEVRRLLCGVTASEALIDAAIAWQADAILVHHGYFWRNEDARVVGRKKRRLAKLLAHDISLLAYHLPLDAHPDLGNNAQLGLRLGLQAEGRFGEQDMGWTGSLPAPMTLAEFGVRVGAQLGRDPMLLGRPDQPVHKVAWCTGGAQGYFDAAVAAGCDVYLTGEVSEHNYHAALEQGVGFVAAGHHATERYGVQALAAHLAGQFDLVWHYQELDNPV; encoded by the coding sequence ATGTCATTGCAAGAACTGGAAAAGTATACCGGACAACTCCTGCAGGTTGACCGGTACAAAGACTATGCCCCCAATGGCGTGCAGGTTGAAGGCCGGGCCGAGGTGCGCAGGCTGTTGTGCGGGGTGACCGCGAGCGAGGCATTGATCGATGCGGCCATCGCCTGGCAGGCCGACGCGATTCTCGTGCATCACGGCTATTTCTGGCGCAATGAAGATGCCCGCGTGGTGGGACGCAAGAAGCGTCGCCTTGCCAAGCTGCTGGCGCACGATATCAGCCTGCTTGCCTACCATCTGCCGCTGGATGCTCATCCGGACCTAGGTAATAACGCCCAGCTGGGTTTGCGCCTGGGCTTGCAGGCTGAGGGCCGTTTTGGCGAGCAGGATATGGGTTGGACCGGTAGCCTGCCTGCGCCCATGACGCTGGCTGAGTTTGGCGTGCGTGTCGGTGCGCAGCTGGGGCGGGATCCGATGTTGCTGGGACGGCCCGATCAGCCGGTTCACAAGGTGGCATGGTGCACCGGGGGAGCGCAGGGCTATTTTGATGCGGCAGTGGCAGCCGGTTGCGATGTTTATCTGACCGGAGAAGTATCCGAGCACAACTACCACGCCGCACTGGAGCAAGGCGTCGGTTTTGTGGCTGCCGGTCACCATGCCACCGAGCGTTATGGCGTGCAGGCACTGGCGGCGCATCTGGCCGGGCAGTTTGATCTTGTCTGGCATTACCAAGAGCTGGACAACCCGGTTTAG
- a CDS encoding Do family serine endopeptidase codes for MKKLWLIFAQTTTAGLALWFLLTLLKPAWLPKQVQEVVTFNQAVPVVTQPVAGNAGSYRDAVRHAMPSVVNIYTSKQIRRKRHPLLDDPLFRRFFGDRLDSGADGQRAASLGSGVIVSAQGYIITNNHVVASADEIEVALADGRSAEATVVGTDPETDLAVIKIELDKLPAVTFGQVEKLNVGDVVLAIGNPFGVGQTVTMGIVSALGRSGLGLNAFENFIQTDAAINPGNSGGALVDALGNLVGINSAIYSQSGGSMGIGFAIPASTVKSVMEQIIRDGAVTRGWIGVDTQELTPELAESFGLKSTAGVLIGGVVRGGPADKGGIQPGDVLVAINQQAVADFATMLNLIAAQKPGQEAVVQVMRSGKAVDVKVRIGKRPYFEAAEQEE; via the coding sequence ATGAAAAAACTCTGGCTGATTTTCGCACAAACCACCACGGCAGGCCTGGCCCTGTGGTTCCTGCTGACCCTGCTCAAACCTGCCTGGCTACCCAAGCAGGTGCAGGAGGTCGTCACCTTCAATCAAGCCGTCCCTGTCGTCACCCAACCCGTGGCGGGCAATGCGGGCAGCTACCGCGATGCCGTGCGCCACGCCATGCCCAGCGTGGTGAACATCTACACCAGCAAGCAGATCCGCCGCAAACGCCACCCCTTGCTGGATGACCCCCTGTTCCGGCGCTTCTTCGGTGACCGGCTCGATAGTGGTGCCGATGGCCAGCGTGCTGCCAGCCTGGGTTCGGGCGTGATCGTTTCGGCGCAGGGTTACATCATCACCAACAACCATGTCGTGGCCTCGGCCGACGAGATCGAAGTGGCGCTGGCGGATGGGCGCAGCGCCGAAGCCACCGTGGTCGGCACTGATCCGGAAACCGATCTGGCGGTCATCAAGATCGAACTCGACAAACTGCCTGCCGTTACCTTTGGCCAGGTTGAAAAGCTCAATGTCGGGGACGTAGTGCTTGCGATCGGCAACCCCTTCGGCGTGGGCCAGACCGTCACCATGGGTATTGTCTCGGCGCTGGGCCGCAGTGGCCTGGGGCTGAATGCTTTCGAGAATTTCATCCAGACGGATGCTGCCATCAACCCCGGTAACTCGGGTGGCGCCCTGGTAGATGCCCTGGGTAACCTCGTGGGGATCAACAGCGCGATCTACTCGCAATCAGGCGGCAGCATGGGAATCGGTTTTGCCATTCCCGCCAGCACCGTCAAAAGCGTGATGGAGCAGATCATTCGCGATGGCGCCGTCACCCGCGGCTGGATCGGCGTCGACACCCAGGAGCTGACACCCGAGCTGGCAGAAAGCTTCGGCCTCAAGAGCACGGCCGGCGTCCTGATCGGGGGCGTGGTACGTGGTGGCCCAGCCGACAAGGGGGGCATACAGCCTGGCGATGTGCTGGTTGCTATCAACCAGCAAGCGGTCGCCGATTTCGCAACGATGCTGAACCTGATTGCCGCGCAAAAACCAGGGCAGGAAGCCGTGGTCCAGGTCATGCGTAGCGGCAAAGCCGTGGATGTGAAGGTCAGGATCGGCAAGCGGCCTTACTTTGAGGCCGCCGAGCAGGAAGAATAG
- the tatC gene encoding twin-arginine translocase subunit TatC, translating into MQEELQPLIEHLIELRTRLVRAAVLLLLAFLVLFHWSGDLYHLLALPMLNAMKAGSQMIATDVTSTFFVPLKVTAMTAFLITLPHTLYQAWAFVAPGLYQHEKRLVLPLVASSFVLFLVGMAFAYLLVFPVVFGFMSAATPEGVAMMTDIDKYLSFVLGMFLAFGLTFETPVIVMVLVRMGLVTVAKLREIRPYVIVGAFVIAAIVTPPDVLSQIMLAVPLWLLYELGVVMAAWLIVPKPAQAAQE; encoded by the coding sequence ATGCAAGAAGAGCTGCAACCCCTGATTGAACACCTGATCGAGCTGCGCACGCGCCTGGTGCGTGCGGCCGTGTTGCTGCTGCTGGCTTTTCTGGTCCTGTTTCACTGGTCTGGTGATCTGTACCACCTGCTGGCCCTGCCCATGCTCAATGCCATGAAGGCAGGCAGCCAGATGATCGCCACCGATGTGACCTCGACGTTTTTCGTGCCGCTCAAAGTCACGGCCATGACGGCCTTCCTGATTACCCTGCCGCATACGCTGTATCAGGCGTGGGCCTTTGTGGCGCCGGGCCTTTACCAGCACGAGAAGCGTCTCGTCCTGCCGCTGGTAGCATCCAGTTTCGTGCTGTTCCTCGTGGGTATGGCCTTTGCCTACCTGCTCGTCTTTCCTGTGGTATTCGGTTTCATGTCGGCCGCCACACCAGAGGGCGTGGCGATGATGACCGATATCGACAAATACCTGAGCTTCGTACTCGGCATGTTCCTCGCGTTCGGTCTGACCTTCGAGACCCCGGTCATCGTGATGGTGCTGGTGCGCATGGGTCTGGTTACCGTCGCCAAGCTGCGCGAGATCCGCCCCTATGTGATTGTGGGGGCGTTCGTAATCGCCGCTATTGTGACCCCGCCCGATGTGCTCTCGCAGATCATGCTGGCGGTGCCCCTGTGGCTGCTTTACGAGCTGGGCGTGGTAATGGCGGCCTGGCTGATCGTGCCCAAGCCGGCACAAGCCGCGCAAGAATAG
- the tatB gene encoding Sec-independent protein translocase protein TatB has translation MFDFSFGELLVVGAVALVVIGPERLPKVARTLGAMVARLKRYVAGVQADIQREIDIDNLRQFEAEMKATGRQLHSELSQQLDPVEQDLRNSLQDADEALSAPAPETASPATEAPPVADQPQFDLFAGPASPHKPRPARDRR, from the coding sequence GTGTTCGATTTCAGTTTTGGTGAGCTGCTGGTCGTTGGCGCCGTTGCCTTGGTCGTCATCGGGCCCGAGCGCCTGCCCAAGGTGGCGCGGACGCTGGGGGCGATGGTTGCCCGGCTCAAGCGCTATGTGGCCGGTGTGCAGGCCGATATCCAGCGCGAGATCGATATCGACAATCTGCGCCAGTTCGAGGCGGAAATGAAAGCCACGGGAAGGCAGTTGCACAGCGAGCTGAGCCAGCAACTGGATCCGGTGGAGCAGGATCTGCGCAACAGCCTGCAGGATGCGGATGAGGCGCTATCTGCCCCTGCGCCGGAAACAGCCAGCCCAGCAACGGAGGCACCGCCAGTGGCGGATCAGCCGCAGTTCGACCTGTTTGCCGGCCCGGCCTCGCCGCACAAACCCCGCCCCGCCCGCGATCGCCGATAG
- the tatA gene encoding Sec-independent protein translocase subunit TatA: MGSFSIWHWLVVLVIVVLVFGTKKLGNVGKDLGSAVKGFKDGMKGEDETPKVTEKPVDGARVFDNEKADKQ, encoded by the coding sequence ATGGGTTCGTTCAGCATCTGGCATTGGCTGGTGGTTCTGGTGATTGTGGTGCTGGTATTCGGCACCAAGAAGCTCGGCAATGTGGGCAAGGACCTGGGCTCGGCCGTCAAGGGCTTCAAAGATGGCATGAAGGGCGAGGACGAAACGCCCAAGGTCACCGAGAAGCCGGTTGATGGCGCACGTGTGTTCGATAACGAGAAGGCCGACAAGCAGTAA
- a CDS encoding histidine triad nucleotide-binding protein — protein MSDNCLFCKIAAGQIPSNKVYEDDAVIAFHDINPVAKVHFLIVPKHHVRSLLETTADDAAMLGKLLALAPKLAREQGLTEGFRTMINTGEQGGQSVFHLHLHVFGGGGKAETMMAQLIQ, from the coding sequence ATGAGCGACAACTGCCTGTTCTGCAAGATCGCGGCGGGACAGATCCCGTCGAACAAGGTTTATGAAGACGACGCGGTGATCGCCTTCCACGACATCAACCCGGTTGCCAAGGTGCACTTCCTGATCGTGCCCAAGCACCATGTCCGCTCCTTGCTGGAAACCACGGCCGACGATGCAGCCATGCTGGGCAAGTTGCTGGCACTGGCGCCCAAGCTGGCGCGTGAGCAGGGTTTGACGGAAGGATTCCGTACCATGATCAATACGGGCGAGCAGGGTGGCCAGTCGGTTTTCCACCTGCACCTGCATGTATTCGGTGGCGGCGGCAAGGCCGAGACCATGATGGCGCAACTCATACAGTAA
- a CDS encoding phosphoribosyl-ATP diphosphatase yields the protein MVNADILYRIADTLEARKGSDPASSYTAKLMHKGLDSILKKVGEEAVETVMAAKDGDKLHLVYEVADLWFHTLVLLSHQGLGPDDVLAELARREGISGIDEKNARTETP from the coding sequence ATGGTCAATGCCGACATCCTGTACCGTATCGCCGATACGCTCGAAGCCCGCAAGGGGAGCGATCCGGCCAGTTCGTACACCGCCAAGCTAATGCACAAGGGGTTGGACAGCATCCTCAAGAAGGTGGGCGAAGAGGCTGTCGAGACCGTGATGGCTGCCAAGGATGGTGACAAGCTTCATCTGGTCTACGAGGTGGCCGACCTGTGGTTCCACACGCTGGTGCTGCTGTCCCACCAAGGCCTGGGGCCCGATGATGTGCTGGCCGAACTGGCCCGCCGCGAAGGGATCTCCGGGATCGATGAGAAAAACGCGCGCACGGAGACGCCATGA
- the hisI gene encoding phosphoribosyl-AMP cyclohydrolase encodes MSWLDEVRWDDKGLVTAIAQDAQTQRVLMVAWMNRESLQLTADTGIAHYWSRSRQKLWKKGEESGHTQTVHELRLDCDGDVIVLQIDQAGGMACHTGRESCLYRRLEQGEWVVTDPVLKDPASIYANGTGH; translated from the coding sequence GTGAGTTGGCTCGACGAGGTCCGCTGGGACGACAAAGGCCTGGTCACCGCCATTGCGCAGGATGCCCAGACCCAGCGCGTGCTAATGGTGGCCTGGATGAACCGCGAATCACTGCAGCTTACGGCCGATACCGGCATTGCCCACTACTGGTCGCGTTCGCGCCAGAAGCTGTGGAAAAAAGGTGAGGAGTCGGGCCATACGCAAACCGTGCACGAGCTGCGGCTTGATTGTGATGGCGATGTGATCGTGCTGCAGATTGACCAAGCGGGCGGCATGGCCTGCCATACGGGGCGTGAGAGCTGCCTGTACCGGCGTCTCGAACAGGGCGAGTGGGTGGTGACCGACCCAGTGCTCAAAGACCCGGCCAGCATCTACGCTAATGGCACCGGGCACTGA
- the hisF gene encoding imidazole glycerol phosphate synthase subunit HisF: MLAKRIIPCLDVTDGRVVKGVNFVGLRDAGDPVEIARRYDLQGADELTFLDITASSDNRDLILHIIEAVAEQVFIPLTVGGGVRKVEDVRRLLNAGADKVGINTTAVTNPQVVEDAAGYFGSQAIVVAIDAKRVSAPDETPRWEVFTHGGRNATGLDAVAWALTMQRRGAGEILLTSMDKDGTRSGFDLALTRAVSDAVSIPVIASGGVGKLQDLADGIKLGHADAVLAASIFHFGDHTVGEAKQLMREQGIEVRL, translated from the coding sequence ATGCTCGCCAAACGCATCATCCCTTGTCTCGACGTGACTGACGGCCGTGTGGTCAAAGGCGTCAATTTTGTCGGCCTGCGTGATGCGGGCGATCCGGTCGAGATTGCACGCCGTTACGACCTGCAAGGTGCGGACGAGCTGACCTTTCTGGATATCACGGCCAGTTCGGATAACCGCGATTTGATCCTTCACATCATCGAGGCCGTGGCCGAGCAGGTGTTCATTCCACTCACCGTCGGTGGCGGGGTACGCAAGGTCGAGGATGTGCGCCGCTTGCTTAACGCCGGTGCCGACAAGGTCGGGATCAACACCACCGCCGTGACCAACCCGCAGGTGGTTGAGGACGCTGCCGGTTATTTCGGCTCGCAGGCCATCGTGGTGGCGATCGATGCCAAGCGCGTGTCCGCACCGGATGAGACGCCTCGCTGGGAAGTGTTCACCCATGGCGGGCGCAATGCGACCGGGCTAGATGCGGTGGCGTGGGCGCTGACCATGCAGCGCCGCGGTGCCGGCGAAATCCTGCTGACCAGCATGGACAAGGACGGCACGCGCTCGGGTTTTGATCTGGCGCTGACACGGGCCGTCAGCGATGCGGTGAGCATCCCGGTGATTGCTTCAGGTGGTGTGGGCAAGCTCCAGGATCTGGCTGATGGCATCAAACTGGGTCATGCCGATGCCGTGTTGGCTGCCAGCATCTTCCATTTTGGCGATCACACCGTAGGTGAGGCCAAACAGCTGATGCGCGAGCAGGGTATCGAGGTGCGGCTGTGA
- the hisA gene encoding 1-(5-phosphoribosyl)-5-[(5-phosphoribosylamino)methylideneamino]imidazole-4-carboxamide isomerase — translation MLIIPAIDLKDGQCVRLKQGEMDSADIFGDPAEMAQRWLDAGARRLHLVDLNGAFAGKPKNLAAVKAILDVVGTDIPVQLGGGIRDLDTIDKYLEAGLRYVILGTAAVKNPGFLHEACDAFPGSVIVGLDAKDGKVAIDGWSKITGHDVVDLAKRFEDYGVESVIYTDIGRDGMLSGINIDATVRLAQALTVPVIASGGLTNLDDVKHLCAVESEGVAGVIAGRSIYEGTLDFAAAQTLADELGA, via the coding sequence ATGCTGATCATCCCCGCCATCGACCTCAAGGACGGACAATGCGTCCGTCTCAAGCAAGGTGAAATGGATTCCGCCGACATCTTCGGCGACCCTGCCGAGATGGCACAGCGCTGGCTGGACGCCGGCGCGCGCCGCCTGCATCTGGTTGACCTCAACGGCGCATTTGCCGGCAAGCCCAAGAATCTGGCGGCCGTAAAAGCGATTCTGGACGTGGTGGGCACCGATATTCCGGTCCAGCTTGGTGGGGGTATCCGTGATCTGGATACCATCGACAAATACCTGGAAGCCGGTTTGCGCTATGTGATCCTGGGGACCGCGGCGGTCAAGAACCCCGGCTTTCTGCACGAGGCCTGCGATGCCTTCCCCGGTTCGGTCATCGTTGGTCTCGATGCCAAGGACGGCAAGGTGGCCATTGATGGCTGGAGCAAGATCACCGGCCACGATGTCGTCGATCTGGCCAAGCGCTTCGAGGACTACGGCGTGGAATCGGTGATCTACACCGATATCGGCCGCGACGGCATGCTCAGCGGTATCAATATCGACGCCACCGTGCGGCTGGCGCAGGCACTGACAGTGCCGGTGATTGCCTCGGGCGGCCTGACCAATCTCGATGACGTGAAGCACTTGTGCGCGGTCGAAAGCGAAGGCGTGGCGGGTGTGATTGCCGGACGCTCGATTTACGAGGGCACGCTGGATTTTGCGGCGGCCCAGACGCTGGCAGACGAACTCGGCGCTTGA
- the hisH gene encoding imidazole glycerol phosphate synthase subunit HisH, translated as MNQTIAVIDYGMGNLRSVTKALEHVAPDQRVLLTSNAAEIAAADKVVFPGQGAMRDCMREVDERGLRIAVQEAAASKAFLGICVGAQLLFEGSEEGATDGGLTPAIGIFPGQVRRFPAERMVGEEGARLKVPHMGWNEVRQRRDHPLWHGIADGARFYFVHSYYMQAGDEALIVGESAYPFPFTVAVARDTIFATQFHPEKSHEAGLQLLRNFAGWNGQR; from the coding sequence ATGAATCAGACAATCGCCGTCATTGATTACGGCATGGGCAATCTACGCTCGGTCACCAAGGCGCTGGAACATGTGGCACCGGACCAGCGCGTGCTGCTGACCAGCAATGCGGCCGAGATAGCCGCCGCCGATAAAGTGGTGTTTCCCGGTCAGGGCGCGATGCGCGACTGCATGCGCGAGGTGGACGAACGCGGTTTGCGCATCGCCGTGCAGGAGGCTGCGGCCAGCAAGGCGTTCCTGGGTATCTGCGTGGGTGCACAACTGTTGTTTGAAGGCAGCGAAGAGGGCGCCACTGATGGTGGCCTGACCCCTGCCATCGGCATCTTCCCCGGCCAGGTGCGGCGTTTCCCTGCTGAGCGCATGGTGGGCGAGGAGGGCGCGCGGCTCAAGGTGCCGCACATGGGCTGGAACGAGGTACGCCAGCGTCGCGACCACCCGCTTTGGCACGGTATCGCCGATGGTGCGCGCTTCTACTTTGTGCACAGCTACTACATGCAAGCGGGGGATGAGGCGCTGATCGTCGGTGAAAGTGCCTATCCGTTTCCCTTCACCGTTGCCGTGGCACGGGATACTATTTTCGCTACCCAGTTCCACCCCGAGAAAAGTCACGAAGCCGGATTGCAGCTGCTGCGCAATTTTGCCGGCTGGAATGGCCAACGCTAA
- the hisB gene encoding imidazoleglycerol-phosphate dehydratase HisB, protein MRTVTVTRNTLETQITVTLNLDGSGKSRFDTGVPFLEHMMDQIARHGLIDLDIVAKGDLHIDAHHTVEDIGITLGQALAKALGDKKGIRRYGHAYVPLDEALSRVVIDLSGRPGLEYGVEYTRASIGQFDVDLFSEFFHGFVNHGMVTLHIDNLKGKNAHHQAETIFKAFGRALRMAVEVDERAAGAMPSTKGTLTA, encoded by the coding sequence ATGCGCACCGTTACCGTTACCCGCAACACGCTGGAAACCCAGATCACCGTTACGCTCAACCTGGACGGCAGCGGCAAGAGCCGCTTTGATACCGGGGTGCCGTTTCTGGAGCACATGATGGATCAGATCGCCCGTCACGGGCTGATCGACCTCGATATCGTTGCCAAGGGTGACCTGCATATCGATGCGCACCACACCGTCGAGGATATCGGCATCACCCTGGGTCAGGCGCTGGCCAAGGCGCTGGGCGACAAGAAGGGCATCCGCCGCTACGGCCACGCCTACGTGCCGCTGGACGAAGCGCTGAGCCGCGTGGTCATCGATCTCAGTGGCCGGCCGGGGCTGGAGTATGGCGTCGAGTACACGCGCGCCAGCATCGGCCAGTTCGATGTGGACCTGTTCAGCGAGTTTTTCCATGGCTTTGTGAACCACGGCATGGTCACGCTGCATATCGATAACCTCAAGGGCAAGAATGCCCACCATCAGGCCGAGACCATCTTCAAGGCCTTTGGTCGTGCGCTGCGCATGGCGGTGGAGGTTGACGAGCGCGCCGCCGGGGCCATGCCCTCCACCAAGGGCACGCTGACCGCGTAA
- the hisC gene encoding histidinol-phosphate transaminase: MNARDWVRPEIAALSAYHVADASGLIKLDAMENPFPLPADLQAELAQRLAGAALNRYPDPHGGALPQQLREAFAIPDGASLILGNGSDELITLICQALAKPGATLLAAEPSFVMYRMNAVFSGLRYVGVPLTADFALDLPAMLAAVEAEQPAVVFLAYPNNPTGPRYARADIESILAAAPGMVVVDEAYTAFADDSFMNMAGTHPKLLVMRTLSKLGLAGIRLGYMAGPADWIGELDKVRPPYNVNVLTQTAAQFALAHLSVFTEQAAVLRAERARLSAAMAALPGVTVFPSEANFVLARVPDAPRTFAALKAAGILIKNLHGGHALLANCLRFTVGTPDENSRVLAALPNCL; the protein is encoded by the coding sequence ATGAACGCGCGTGACTGGGTACGCCCGGAAATTGCTGCCTTGTCGGCCTACCATGTGGCCGATGCCAGCGGTCTGATCAAGCTCGATGCGATGGAGAACCCATTCCCCCTGCCGGCCGATTTGCAGGCCGAACTGGCGCAAAGACTGGCGGGTGCGGCACTGAACCGCTATCCCGATCCGCATGGCGGCGCGCTGCCGCAGCAGTTGCGCGAGGCGTTCGCGATTCCGGATGGCGCATCGCTGATCCTGGGCAATGGTTCGGACGAGCTGATTACGCTGATCTGCCAGGCGCTGGCCAAGCCCGGCGCAACCTTGCTGGCTGCTGAGCCCAGTTTTGTGATGTATCGCATGAATGCCGTGTTCAGCGGTCTGCGCTATGTGGGCGTACCGCTGACGGCAGACTTTGCGCTTGATCTGCCGGCCATGCTGGCCGCCGTCGAAGCCGAACAGCCTGCTGTGGTGTTTCTGGCCTACCCGAACAACCCCACCGGCCCGCGCTATGCACGCGCCGATATCGAGTCGATTCTGGCTGCGGCACCAGGCATGGTGGTGGTGGACGAGGCCTATACGGCCTTTGCGGACGACAGCTTCATGAACATGGCTGGCACCCATCCCAAGTTGCTGGTCATGCGTACGCTGTCCAAGCTGGGGCTGGCGGGCATCCGTCTCGGCTATATGGCTGGCCCGGCTGACTGGATAGGCGAGCTCGACAAGGTGCGGCCCCCATACAACGTCAACGTGCTCACCCAGACTGCGGCCCAGTTTGCGCTGGCACACCTGAGCGTGTTTACCGAACAGGCCGCTGTATTGCGCGCCGAGCGCGCACGCCTGAGCGCCGCCATGGCGGCTTTGCCGGGGGTGACGGTCTTTCCGTCCGAAGCCAATTTCGTGCTGGCCCGCGTGCCTGACGCACCGCGCACCTTTGCGGCGCTCAAGGCGGCTGGCATCCTGATCAAGAACCTGCACGGCGGCCATGCGCTGCTGGCAAACTGTTTGCGTTTCACCGTCGGCACGCCCGATGAAAACAGCCGCGTCCTGGCTGCCCTGCCCAACTGCCTGTGA
- the hisD gene encoding histidinol dehydrogenase, translating to MKRLSTRQADFDTQLGALLAFETAQNPEVDAAVARILADIKTRGDAAVVEYTNRFDGLSVASMSDLELRRDELEAAYQRLPSAQRDALEAAAARVRRYHEKQVQPSWQYEDEDGTVLGQAVTALDRVGIYVPGGKASYPSSVLMNAIPAKVAGVGEIIMVVPTPRGERNDLVLAAAYIAGVDRAFTIGGAQAVGALAYGTQTIPQVDKVTGPGNQYVAAAKRAVFGVVGIDMVAGPSEILVICDGETDPDWIAMDLFSQAEHDEIAQSILLCPDAAYLDKVAASIEKLLSTMPRRDIIAASLGNRGALIEVRDLAEAATIANRIAPEHLELSVADPWALQQQIRHAGAIFLGRYASESLGDYCAGPNHVLPTSRTARYASPLGVYDFQKRSSLIFVSEAGAQTLGRIASTLAHGEGLPAHAKSAEYRLKAST from the coding sequence ATGAAACGCCTCTCTACCCGACAAGCCGATTTCGACACCCAGCTGGGCGCGCTGCTGGCTTTCGAGACTGCGCAGAACCCGGAAGTCGATGCCGCCGTAGCGCGCATTCTGGCCGATATCAAAACGCGCGGCGACGCCGCTGTCGTCGAGTACACCAATCGCTTCGACGGCCTCAGCGTTGCCAGCATGAGCGATCTGGAACTGCGCCGCGACGAACTTGAAGCCGCCTACCAGCGTTTGCCGTCCGCACAGCGGGATGCGCTCGAGGCCGCCGCCGCCCGCGTGCGCCGCTATCACGAAAAGCAGGTCCAACCGAGCTGGCAGTATGAGGATGAAGACGGCACCGTGCTCGGTCAGGCTGTCACCGCGCTGGATCGCGTGGGCATCTATGTACCCGGTGGCAAGGCCAGTTATCCGTCCTCGGTACTGATGAATGCGATTCCCGCCAAGGTGGCGGGAGTGGGCGAAATCATCATGGTGGTGCCCACACCGCGCGGCGAGCGTAATGATCTGGTGCTGGCCGCGGCCTACATTGCCGGCGTGGATCGCGCCTTTACGATCGGCGGCGCACAGGCCGTCGGTGCGCTGGCCTATGGCACGCAGACGATTCCGCAGGTGGACAAGGTGACCGGCCCCGGCAACCAGTACGTAGCCGCAGCCAAGCGCGCGGTATTCGGGGTGGTCGGTATTGATATGGTGGCGGGCCCGAGCGAAATCCTGGTGATCTGCGATGGCGAAACCGATCCGGACTGGATTGCCATGGACTTGTTCAGTCAGGCCGAGCACGACGAAATCGCCCAGAGCATCCTGCTGTGCCCTGATGCGGCTTACCTCGACAAGGTGGCGGCCAGCATCGAAAAGCTGCTGTCCACCATGCCGCGCCGCGACATCATTGCCGCGAGCTTGGGCAACCGTGGTGCGCTGATCGAAGTGCGTGATCTGGCCGAGGCCGCGACTATCGCCAACCGGATTGCGCCCGAACACTTGGAGCTCTCCGTGGCCGACCCCTGGGCCTTGCAGCAGCAGATTCGCCACGCCGGCGCGATCTTTCTGGGTCGCTACGCCTCCGAGTCGCTGGGCGACTACTGCGCCGGCCCCAACCATGTGCTACCCACTTCACGCACGGCGCGCTATGCCAGCCCGCTGGGTGTGTACGATTTCCAGAAGCGTTCCAGCCTGATCTTTGTCTCCGAAGCAGGCGCACAGACTTTGGGCCGCATTGCCAGCACCTTGGCCCATGGCGAGGGTCTGCCGGCACACGCGAAGTCTGCCGAGTATCGCCTGAAGGCATCGACATGA